A window of the Hordeum vulgare subsp. vulgare chromosome 5H, MorexV3_pseudomolecules_assembly, whole genome shotgun sequence genome harbors these coding sequences:
- the LOC123395541 gene encoding protein NEDD1, with amino-acid sequence MGFVDPAAPLLATCGGDTVKLFDVTVESGDPCVLAYSPAPGHPVNAVKWNHTNLIVASAGDDKKISLWHKKGQNVGQLPTSTVDRGDDIEESIYSISFSNKGSRYLCSGGSGHIVRIWDLQRKRCIKWLSGHTDTITGVMYNCKDEHLASISMKGDLILHNLASGARAAELSDPNGQVLRVLDYSRNSRHILATAGDDGSVHLWDTTARTPKISWLKQHSAPTSGVCISPSSDKIIATVGLDKKLYTLDSASRRATHTIPHDAPFSSLAYNDDGTILAAGTNSGRVVFYDVRGKPQPLTILRAYNSSEAVTSLCWQRSKPVIVSENSSSEVALLGGTSEDSILMPDPLPSATPSTFPSGAGITSLRSSLSGNTSGFLSTSKSTTAEETPYRARPLSGGPLSKLQAPRGNFSIKDDMDVFSPLVDVQPFTPSSNSWWDEHGSDETKKDDKSGDKKLLATRKFQYMEGNSEPHPITDWRSNSVSRQDGASSASATAVPSWKSEPSISPPESSTGNALPDRLTHRQQVSRFGQSAFQTGSLAFAGLQDSASSASLSLKGSLTSNILMNLQNKGILSNAQSSLETSSASLQASVSSSFMSKTVPLANSDLPGAAPSKSAWKPSTLTDRLSTSSVFSEGLASAFGSPKSKKTGAETKDELLTSLLSRQEAPMTSSSGSLLASNGVVPPQLPTSGSSADQQGASSFSLQYVQRMLEESLGSVHKSIHEDVRNLHIELLRQFHMQEMETSGVMNLVLEKLEGLTKEVQQLRRENQQLRHQLL; translated from the exons ATGGGGTTCGTGGATCCGGCGGCGCCGCTGCTCGCCACGTGCGGCGGCGACACGGTGAAGCTCTTCGACGTCACGGTGGAGTCCGGCGACCCCTGCGTCCTCGCCTACTCCCCCGCTCCCGGCCACCCCGTCAACGCCGTCAAGTGGAACCACACCA ATCTAATCGTAGCAAGTGCTGGGGATGATAAAAAGATCTCATTGTGGCATAAAAAGGGTCAAAATGTAGGACAGCTACCGACATCAACTGTTGATCGTGGGGATGACATTGAG GAATCCATATATTCCATCAGTTTTAGCAACAAAGGTTCTCGATATCTTTGTTCTGGTGGGAGTGGCCATATTGTTAGGATATGGGATTTGCAACGGAAGAGATGTATCAAATGGCTAAGTGGTCACACTGACACCATTACCGGTGTAATGTATAACTGCAAAGATGAACATTTGGCATCAATAAGCATGAAGGGCGACCTGATTCTTCACAATCTTGCTTCTGGAGCACGTGCTGCTGAACTTAGTGATCCAAATGGACAG GTTTTGAGAGTGCTCGATTATTCACGTAATAGTAGGCATATATTGGCGACAGCAGGAGATGATGGTTCTGTGCATCTTTGGGATACAACCGCAAGGACTCCAAAG ATCTCATGGCTGAAGCAACACTCTGCACCCACAAGTGGTGTTTGTATCTCACCCTCCAGTGACAAG ATAATTGCTACAGTTGGCCTTGATAAGAAGCTATACACACTCGATTCTGCATCAAGAAGAGCGACACACACCATTCCTCATGATGCCCCTTTCTCATCATTGGCATATAATGATGATGGCACAATATTGGCAGCTGGCACAAATAGTGGGCGTGTGGTATTCTATGATGTTCGGGGCAAACCTCAGCCATTGACAATTCTTCGTGCGTACAATAGCTCAGAG GCTGTGACAAGTTTATGCTGGCAACGGTCAAAGCCTGTCATTGTTAGCGAGAACAGTTCTTCAGAAGTTGCCCTTCTGGGGGGAACTAGTGAAGATTCTATTCTTATGCCAGATCCTTTGCCTTCAGCAACACCTTCAACATTTCCATCTGGAGCAGGCATTACGAGTCTTCGCTCTTCTTTGTCAGGGAACACAAGTGGATTTCTTTCCACTTCAAAATCTACTACTGCGGAGGAAACTCCATATAGGGCCCGTCCATTGTCTGGTGGACCATTATCAAAGCTACAGGCTCCTCGTGGCAACTTCAGTATAAAGGATGATATGGATGTATTTTCTCCACTTGTTGATGTCCAGCCTTTCACACCATCCAGCAACAGCTGGTGGGATGAGCACGGGAGTGATGAAACAAAAAAGGATGATAAATCTGGAGATAAGAAGTTATTAGCAACTAGGAAGTTCCAGTATATGGAAGGGAACAGTGAGCCACATCCAATCACGGACTGGAGGTCTAATTCTGTTTCAAGACAG GATGGTGCCTCATCTGCAAGTGCTACAGCCGTGCCATCATGGAAGAGTGAACCATCTATCTCTCCACCAGAATCATCAACTGGGAATGCATTGCCCGACAGGCTAACACATCGTCAACAAGTCTCACGCTTTGGGCAATCAGCCTTTCAGACTGGCAGTTTGGCGTTTGCAGGTTTACAGGATTCAGCTTCATCCGCCAGTCTCTCATTGAAAGGTTCTCTGACAAGTAACATTTTAATGAACTTACAAAACAAGGGCATCTTGAGCAATGCACAGTCTTCCCTAGAGACATCATCTGCTAGCCTACAGGCTTCAGTTTCCTCATCCTTTATGTCCAAGACCGTGCCATTGGCGAATTCTGATTTGCCAGGAGCAGCACCTTCCAAATCCGCATGGAAACCCTCAACTTTGACTGATAGATTGAGCACATCCTCTGTTTTTAGTGAAGGATTAGCTTCAGCATTTGGTTCGCCAAAATCAAAGAAGACTGGAGCAGAAACAAAAGATGAACTGCTTACTAGTCTATTAtcaagacaggaggcaccaatgaCCTCTTCGTCCGGAAGCCTTCTAGCAAGCAAT GGGGTAGTGCCACCTCAATTGCCAACCTCAGGTTCGTCAGCTGATCAACAGGGAGCTTCTTCGTTCTCCCTTCAGTATGTTCAGCGCATGCTCGAGGAATCTCTAGGATCTGTTCACAAGTCTATACATGAGGATGTGAGAAATCTCCACATTGAACTTCTAAGACAGTTTCACATGCAGGAG ATGGAAACATCTGGTGTTATGAACTTGGTCCTGGAGAAGCTGGAAGGCCTGACCAAGGAAGTGCAGCAACTGAGAAGGGAAAACCAGCAGCTCCGGCATCAGCTTCTCTGA